Sequence from the Candidatus Cloacimonadota bacterium genome:
TGTTTTTTAAGTTTACGGGCAGAGATACCACACTTCGGTGATCGGAAACCAAGACAGATTGTAACCAAATCAACAGTGCCAAAAGTAAAGCAAATAGCCTGGTTCCTAAGTTATCCTTAAGCATAAAAGCGGCTTATTCCTCAGTAGGGTTGTTAATGTTTAATTGCTTTATCTTTTTATATAAAGTTGTCCGCTCTATACCGATTGCTCTTGCTGTTTTGGAAACCAACCAGTTGTTACGTTCAAGGTGATGTATCAGGTAATCTCTTTCATAGCGTGCAATACTTTCTTTTAGCGAAGGTATTTCAAGATATTTAGAATTGTCACAATCCAGATCTTTGTCTCTACCGCATAGTTTATGTTCCAGGTGCTTAAGAATCGTTTCGTTAGTTATGTTTCTTTCGTTGATCATCATAAACTTACAAAAGTTTCTAAGTTCTCTAATGTTGCCAGGCCAAGAATAGCTTAAAAGACTGCTTTTGAGAGTTGTAAGATCCAAATGATCATTAATACTGTATTGATTTGAAAAGTTGGTAAGAAAGAAACTCATTAGCGGCAGGATATCTTCGCCTCGTTCTCGCAGAGGTGGTAATTCTACTATGTTACCTTCTATGCGATAAAAAAGATCTCGTCGAAACTTCTCGGAATCGGAAAGAATATCCATTTTTGCATTGGAGGCAAAGATCAAGCGTGTATTTACTTTTTTCATAGGGCCTCCAACTACTTGGATTTCTTTGTTTTCAATTGCTCGCAGAATCTTTGATTGAGCAATCAATGAAAGATTGGTTACCTCATCCAAAAACAGAAGACCATTGCTGCATTCCTCAAAGAATCCAGTTTTATTACGATCTGCACTGGTAAAACTGCCTTTAACGTGACCGAATAGTTCACTTTCTATTAGAGTTTCGGTTAGCGCTGAGCAATTAAGTGTATGAAATGGTTTGCCAAATCTCTGAGAGCTTATATAGTAATAATTTGCGCCTACTTCTTTACCGGTACCAGTTTCACCAATCAAGAACAAATCTTCATCAACTTCTGCAAGCTTGCGAATTTTTTCTCTAACCTGCTTAATGGCTGGGCTTTCACCAATAAATGGAAATGAACGAGTGAATTGTTTTTTCATGTTGATGTATTCTATTTGCAAACCAATGTGCTCTTCTTCTTGGCGTTTCAAGGTAATAGCATTATCTATGTGTAGAAGCAATTGATTTGTGCTAAAACTACTGCCTTTTTCGATGAAATGATATGCTCCCAAATCTCGAATCTCTTGAACCTGACTAGTGCTCACTTCTCCAGAGATTACAATTACCTTGTAATTAAGGTCCATCTTATCTTTAAGGTGTTTTAGTACTTGGATACCGTTCAATTTGCTTCCAACCAGAAATACATCGAGAAGAATAACATCCGGATTGAATACTCTTAGTTCTTCGAAGAATACATCCGAATTTGCCGTAATAAGCACTTCATAATTGTAACGGTTAAGAATAAGGGCTACTTGGTCTGCCAAAACTACATCATCTTCCAGTATTAAGACTTTTCCTTTGCTCATATTTGTTACCTCAAGAGTCTTTCTTCAAGCTCTGCCAGAGCGTTAATATAGTAAATATATGCCTGATCCGGTGAATCGTAAGGCGAGAAATATTTATGTACATCTCCATCTTGAAAGTACTTAGCACACATGTAGTAAAAATGATCGGAAGTACTTAGCATGCGAGCAGTACGCAATAGATCCGGATCTCCTTTTACTTTGATCTGATCTAATAGGGCATATAAGGTTTCTATGGCATTGTGTTGCATATCATTTTCCAACCAAGCCGATAGATCCCGCTCTTCATCCGCCCACGAAACGGCTTCGGGGAAAGATACTGATTCCTGTTGGTAATTAGATAGTTCCGTTGTTTCTTTGGGGTGAGCAAAACCTAGATGCTGATGTTGTAATACTGCTGCTGGGAAATGCCTCATAAAGTCAAATATTCCCGTTGATGCCCATTGATGTTCGCCAAAAGTTTCATAATCCATAAACAAGTTTAGGAATTGGTTTTTTCCCTTGTACTCATTTAAAGTAAGCTTATCGATCCAGCTAACAAATTTTTCTACGGTTAGAGGATATTCAGGCCAATCTCTATTGGAAAACCTAAAGGCAATATCATCTGCCATTTGATAATACTTTAGCAATAAGTTTATGCGCTTAGAATAATTTTTATAAGCATATAATGGCGATCTCCATTGTAATACTCGATCCACTCCTTCGGTTAGTATTGTTTTGAATCCCGGAATCTCAAACACCAAATCTGAAAGTCGATCTTGATAGATTAATTCCGTATTTCTGAACGTTTCTGTATCGTAGGAAAATTCTTTCTTCATCAAATCCCGATGCATCATTACTTGGTCTAAGAATTCATTGGAATCGTATAAAAAAGCGAGTGAATGATAATAAGTTTCCCCTATAAACTCCACATATCCTGTATCGGCTAAAGCTTTGAAGGAATCCAATGTTTCGGGACTGTAAAGCTTAAACTGTTCAATGGCAGTGCCTGTTATGGAAAAAGCTATTTTGAATCTTCCTTCATGCTCTTTAATGAGATCCAACAAAAGCTTATTTGTTGGAAGGTAGCACTTTTGAGCAACTTTTCGCATAACATCGCCATTTAGTTTGTCATCAAAGATTGGTTTGGATTGTCCAATGTCCAGAACATTGAAATGGGTTAAGCGGTAGGGCTGATGAACTTGAAAGTAGAAGACAATATTTAACATGCATGCACTCCCTTAACTCTTTCTCACATAATCTGCCAATGTGGTTGAGTAAATTTGTCGTATTTTATCCGCAGCCTCATCCCATTGAATTTTATTGACTTCTCTCATACCTTCAATTCCCATCTTGGTACAATATTGTGGGTTCTCGATGAGATGATTAATTGTCTCTACCCACAAATCTACATCCCAGAAGTCAATTTTAAACGCATGTTTAACCACTTCCGATACACCTGATTGCTTAGAGATTATTGATGTTATGCCATAAGCCATCGCTTCCAGTGGACTAATTCCAAAAGGTTCAGATACCGATGGTAACACATAGATATCGGCGGCACGCAAAATTCTTTCTACTTGTTTCCGGTTTAAAAATCCCGTAAAAAGAAAGCGATTTCGTAGTTTCAAACCGGCAGAGCTGCGTAAAAGCTTTCTGCTCATATCGCCAGTTCCGGCCATTATAAATCTAGCATCTGAGTGTATTTGCAATACCTTTTGCGCCATCTCTAAGAAATAATCTGGTCCCTTTTGGAGGGTTATTCTTCCCAAAAAGAGTATTACAGGTCCTTTAAATATCCTTTCTTTAGCAATCACGGCATCTTCTGGAAGGCTAAATGCATTATGGACAATACGAATTTTTCC
This genomic interval carries:
- a CDS encoding glycoside hydrolase family 57 protein, with product MLNIVFYFQVHQPYRLTHFNVLDIGQSKPIFDDKLNGDVMRKVAQKCYLPTNKLLLDLIKEHEGRFKIAFSITGTAIEQFKLYSPETLDSFKALADTGYVEFIGETYYHSLAFLYDSNEFLDQVMMHRDLMKKEFSYDTETFRNTELIYQDRLSDLVFEIPGFKTILTEGVDRVLQWRSPLYAYKNYSKRINLLLKYYQMADDIAFRFSNRDWPEYPLTVEKFVSWIDKLTLNEYKGKNQFLNLFMDYETFGEHQWASTGIFDFMRHFPAAVLQHQHLGFAHPKETTELSNYQQESVSFPEAVSWADEERDLSAWLENDMQHNAIETLYALLDQIKVKGDPDLLRTARMLSTSDHFYYMCAKYFQDGDVHKYFSPYDSPDQAYIYYINALAELEERLLR
- a CDS encoding sigma-54 dependent transcriptional regulator: MSKGKVLILEDDVVLADQVALILNRYNYEVLITANSDVFFEELRVFNPDVILLDVFLVGSKLNGIQVLKHLKDKMDLNYKVIVISGEVSTSQVQEIRDLGAYHFIEKGSSFSTNQLLLHIDNAITLKRQEEEHIGLQIEYINMKKQFTRSFPFIGESPAIKQVREKIRKLAEVDEDLFLIGETGTGKEVGANYYYISSQRFGKPFHTLNCSALTETLIESELFGHVKGSFTSADRNKTGFFEECSNGLLFLDEVTNLSLIAQSKILRAIENKEIQVVGGPMKKVNTRLIFASNAKMDILSDSEKFRRDLFYRIEGNIVELPPLRERGEDILPLMSFFLTNFSNQYSINDHLDLTTLKSSLLSYSWPGNIRELRNFCKFMMINERNITNETILKHLEHKLCGRDKDLDCDNSKYLEIPSLKESIARYERDYLIHHLERNNWLVSKTARAIGIERTTLYKKIKQLNINNPTEE